In Thermotomaculum hydrothermale, a single genomic region encodes these proteins:
- a CDS encoding DUF190 domain-containing protein: MLPEKGLLLRIFVGEDDRCKNGRPLYEEIVMKARELNLAGTTVLKGAMGFGKTSRIHTSKFLVLSEDLPVVIEIVDTEEKINQLLPFLEEVLQGGMITLENVTILKYQGGKKE; encoded by the coding sequence ATGTTACCGGAAAAGGGATTATTGTTAAGGATTTTTGTAGGGGAAGATGACAGGTGCAAAAACGGACGCCCACTTTACGAAGAGATTGTGATGAAGGCAAGGGAATTAAACCTTGCAGGAACAACAGTTTTAAAGGGGGCAATGGGATTCGGAAAAACAAGCAGAATTCACACTTCAAAATTTCTTGTGTTGTCGGAAGATTTGCCTGTGGTAATTGAAATTGTGGATACTGAAGAAAAAATCAATCAATTGCTTCCCTTTCTGGAGGAAGTGCTCCAGGGGGGTATGATAACCCTGGAGAATGTAACAATTTTAAAGTATCAGGGGGGTAAGAAAGAATAG
- the sdhB gene encoding succinate dehydrogenase iron-sulfur subunit, protein MADTVRLRIKRQLSPDSSPFWEEFEVPMTHGMNVIACLVEIQKNPVTKDGKKTTPVAWECSCLEEVCGACTMIINGRVRQACSALVKDLEQPIVLEPMTKFPVVRDLVVDRQKMFDNLMKVKAWVPIDGTHNMGPGPKIPEPERAIHYELSKCMTCGCCLEVCPQFNEKSDFMGAQIISQVRLFNFHPSGASLKEDRLHVLMGKGGIHECGNAQNCVEVCPKEIPLTHSIGEVGRQVTLQALKDWFMK, encoded by the coding sequence ATGGCTGACACAGTAAGACTTAGAATAAAGAGACAGCTCTCCCCGGATTCAAGCCCTTTCTGGGAAGAGTTTGAAGTTCCTATGACTCATGGCATGAATGTTATTGCATGCCTTGTTGAAATTCAAAAGAACCCTGTTACAAAAGATGGTAAAAAGACCACTCCTGTTGCATGGGAATGCTCCTGCCTTGAAGAGGTTTGCGGCGCATGCACCATGATTATCAACGGAAGGGTAAGGCAGGCTTGCTCTGCACTTGTTAAAGATTTAGAGCAGCCAATTGTTCTTGAACCAATGACAAAGTTCCCTGTTGTAAGAGACCTTGTTGTTGACAGGCAGAAGATGTTTGACAACCTTATGAAGGTTAAGGCATGGGTTCCAATTGACGGTACTCACAATATGGGGCCTGGTCCAAAGATTCCAGAGCCTGAAAGGGCAATTCACTATGAACTTTCAAAGTGCATGACATGTGGATGCTGTCTTGAAGTTTGCCCACAGTTTAATGAAAAGTCAGATTTTATGGGTGCACAGATTATCTCTCAGGTAAGGCTGTTTAACTTCCACCCATCTGGTGCTTCTTTGAAGGAAGACAGACTCCATGTTTTAATGGGTAAAGGTGGAATTCACGAATGCGGTAATGCACAAAACTGCGTTGAGGTTTGCCCGAAAGAGATTCCTTTAACCCACTCAATTGGCGAGGTTGGAAGACAGGTTACATTGCAGGCATTAAAAGATTGGTTTATGAAATAA
- a CDS encoding succinate dehydrogenase cytochrome b558 subunit, which produces MTEVAVDRSFFNRRLHSFLGIFPIGLFILEHFFTNSFAVHGAAVYNGKIEFFKELPYLLAIETIFIFLPLLFHGIYGLYIVYTGEPNNLQYGYARNWMYLIQRVTGVILLFFIGWHVYVTRISALLYGTEVSYQYMAKMFQSPVVFWWMVIGVISAAFHFANGIWSFCIVWGITTGPKAQKRMGWITLGLFVVLAFVGIRALLAFHI; this is translated from the coding sequence ATGACAGAAGTTGCTGTAGATAGAAGCTTTTTCAACAGAAGGCTTCACTCTTTTCTGGGGATTTTCCCTATAGGTTTGTTCATTCTTGAACACTTTTTTACAAACTCCTTTGCAGTGCACGGAGCGGCTGTTTACAACGGAAAGATAGAGTTTTTTAAAGAGTTGCCGTACCTTCTGGCAATTGAAACAATTTTTATCTTTCTACCCTTGCTTTTTCACGGTATTTACGGTCTTTACATTGTTTATACAGGAGAGCCTAACAACCTCCAGTACGGTTATGCAAGAAACTGGATGTACCTTATCCAGAGGGTAACAGGTGTTATTCTGCTTTTCTTTATTGGCTGGCATGTATATGTTACAAGAATTTCTGCATTGCTTTATGGTACAGAGGTTTCCTATCAATACATGGCGAAAATGTTTCAAAGCCCTGTTGTTTTCTGGTGGATGGTAATAGGAGTGATTTCAGCTGCATTCCACTTTGCAAACGGAATATGGTCATTCTGCATTGTTTGGGGAATTACAACAGGCCCAAAAGCACAGAAGAGAATGGGCTGGATTACTTTAGGGCTATTTGTTGTTCTTGCTTTTGTGGGCATTAGAGCATTGCTCGCTTTTCATATTTAG
- a CDS encoding CYTH domain-containing protein, giving the protein MGIEIERKFKVKDTSFLKGLKGISIKQGYLYIGDKSVSRVRIIENKKAYLTVKGRTGDISRLEFEYEIPLKDGIELLENVCLKPLIEKVRYKLPVGNHVWEIDVFEGENKGLIIAEIELESEDEEFEKPDWAGEDVSNDERYYNYSLVKFPYSVWDKKG; this is encoded by the coding sequence ATGGGAATTGAAATTGAAAGAAAGTTTAAGGTGAAAGACACTTCATTTTTAAAAGGATTAAAGGGAATTTCTATAAAGCAGGGCTATCTTTACATTGGAGATAAATCAGTTTCAAGGGTAAGGATAATTGAAAACAAAAAGGCTTATTTAACCGTAAAAGGAAGAACGGGAGACATTTCAAGGCTTGAATTTGAGTATGAAATCCCTTTAAAAGACGGAATTGAGTTGCTTGAAAATGTTTGCTTAAAGCCTTTGATTGAAAAGGTAAGGTATAAATTGCCAGTAGGTAATCATGTCTGGGAGATAGATGTTTTTGAAGGGGAGAATAAGGGATTGATAATTGCAGAGATTGAACTTGAAAGTGAAGATGAGGAATTTGAAAAGCCTGATTGGGCTGGAGAGGATGTAAGTAATGATGAAAGGTATTACAATTATTCTCTTGTTAAATTTCCGTATTCGGTGTGGGATAAAAAAGGTTAA
- a CDS encoding class I SAM-dependent methyltransferase, with protein sequence MARTKIEVKGFEARFYDYLMNLITLGYYPYFINSAIKSLPVKDNFLILDAGAGTGRNASLISKQAEDIKIVCMDIGKEFLKQLAKKSEKNKSLLPVKASLKSFLPFRANSFDMTFMCFVLHGFEHEERLFVLKEFYRILKPGGYFCLIDYNDEINLKKASIITKIGFYLECDLASEFITHNWEKELSKIGFKNFNYKFYFGKKVRLTICQKED encoded by the coding sequence ATGGCAAGAACAAAGATTGAGGTAAAAGGCTTTGAGGCAAGGTTTTACGACTATTTAATGAATTTAATAACCTTAGGTTACTATCCTTATTTTATAAACTCAGCAATTAAATCTTTGCCTGTAAAAGATAATTTTTTAATTCTTGATGCAGGTGCTGGTACAGGGAGAAATGCATCCCTAATTTCTAAACAGGCTGAAGATATAAAAATTGTTTGCATGGATATAGGGAAGGAGTTTCTAAAACAACTTGCTAAAAAGTCTGAAAAAAATAAAAGCCTTTTGCCTGTTAAGGCAAGTTTAAAATCTTTCCTTCCTTTTAGAGCTAACTCATTTGATATGACTTTTATGTGTTTTGTTCTTCATGGTTTTGAGCATGAAGAAAGGCTTTTTGTTCTCAAAGAGTTTTACCGTATTTTAAAGCCTGGTGGGTATTTTTGTCTTATCGATTATAACGATGAAATTAACTTAAAAAAGGCTTCTATTATTACAAAAATAGGTTTTTACCTTGAATGTGATTTGGCCTCAGAGTTTATTACTCACAACTGGGAAAAAGAGTTAAGTAAAATTGGTTTTAAAAATTTTAATTACAAATTTTATTTTGGTAAAAAAGTAAGATTAACAATATGTCAGAAGGAGGATTAA
- a CDS encoding RidA family protein has product MEFIQTDRAPKAIGPYSQAVKANGFVFCSGQISINPESGEIVGENVKEQTEQVLKNLFNVLEAAGTSYKNVVKTTVFLADMSTFGEMNEVYEKMFNGHKPARAAVAVKTLPKNVLVEIEAIATE; this is encoded by the coding sequence ATGGAATTTATTCAGACTGACAGAGCTCCAAAGGCTATTGGGCCCTATTCTCAGGCTGTCAAAGCAAATGGTTTTGTTTTTTGTTCAGGCCAGATTTCAATTAACCCTGAAAGTGGGGAAATAGTAGGAGAAAATGTAAAAGAACAAACAGAGCAGGTATTGAAAAACCTCTTTAATGTTTTAGAGGCAGCTGGGACAAGTTACAAAAATGTTGTTAAAACAACTGTTTTTCTTGCCGATATGTCAACATTTGGTGAGATGAACGAGGTTTATGAAAAAATGTTTAATGGTCATAAGCCGGCAAGGGCAGCAGTTGCAGTTAAAACGCTTCCTAAAAATGTTCTTGTGGAAATTGAAGCAATAGCAACTGAATAA
- the crcB gene encoding fluoride efflux transporter CrcB: MKYLVIFIGGGFGAMMRDIVSRFVYSLFFPTFPYGTMAVNLLGSLLFGFLWQLTERMIVSREIKALVFTGFLGAFTTFSTFSFETVNLIREGEIKFAVLNIVASVFLGLVCIFLGIFLAKQIVRG, encoded by the coding sequence ATGAAGTATCTGGTGATATTTATAGGCGGTGGATTTGGTGCGATGATGAGAGATATTGTTTCAAGGTTTGTTTATTCATTATTTTTTCCAACATTTCCTTATGGAACAATGGCAGTTAACCTTTTAGGAAGCTTATTGTTTGGTTTTTTGTGGCAATTAACTGAGAGAATGATAGTTTCAAGGGAGATAAAGGCTTTGGTTTTTACAGGATTTTTAGGTGCTTTTACAACATTTTCCACATTCTCTTTTGAGACTGTCAACTTAATTAGAGAGGGTGAGATAAAGTTTGCTGTTTTAAATATTGTTGCAAGTGTATTTTTGGGTCTTGTGTGTATTTTTTTAGGCATATTTCTTGCTAAACAAATTGTGAGAGGTTAG
- a CDS encoding DEAD/DEAH box helicase, translating into MKNTESLIELLKSHKYLTHYHIFEKKEGDYREIPETLSEKLKEGLKKSGIEKLYSHQKKAFSLIEKGKNIVITTPTASGKSLCYNLPILNEIEKNPSTKCFYFFPTKALSRDQSKSVIELAEKSNIPLRCEVYDGDTPSDVREGIRKNAQIIITNPDMLHQAILPHHPMWRRVIENLKFIVIDEVHIYTGVFGSHFANVLRRLKRICEFYQAKPQFICCSATIANPLELAENLVEEKFELIDENGAPSSRKHFFFINPPIVNRELGIRKSYVDITVLMGKEFLERDIPTITFARTRLAVEVITKYLKDRTKPTKKHKISAYRGGYLPNLRREIERKMKNKDISLIVSTNALELGIDIGELQGCIIAGYPGTISSTLQQAGRAGRKKDDSLAVLIGSNFAVDQFIMSNPDYLFKSSPEHARINPDNPDILFNHLCCAIYELPFKEGERFGETEIEDLLTKMEEVELVNKFGKKWHWISDSYPAATFSLRSVTNDNFVVIDITEKRNKVIAEVDYIAAHTTIYPQAIYLVQGRLYQVEKLDYENRKAYVREVMAEYYTDAIDHTVVNILQVDNQEKATFFHNNLGEIHVLTTITGFKKIKFYTNENIGYGKINIPDVEMHTTSFWLTIDDSIREQMGISKSDFTETLNGFLYSMKNISSIFLMCDTRDLGTSTQTDDTKENFQYSLFLYDAYPGGIGLSPQIYKLRESIFDGVKSLVKSCKCSHGCPSCIGIRNGENSNIKSNVIALASILSK; encoded by the coding sequence ATGAAAAACACTGAAAGTTTAATAGAGTTACTAAAAAGCCACAAATACCTTACCCACTATCATATATTTGAAAAAAAAGAGGGGGATTACAGGGAAATTCCTGAAACTCTGTCAGAAAAACTAAAAGAGGGGCTAAAGAAATCAGGGATTGAAAAACTTTATTCTCACCAAAAAAAGGCTTTCTCCCTAATTGAAAAGGGGAAAAACATTGTAATAACAACTCCAACAGCATCAGGGAAATCTCTCTGCTATAACCTGCCTATCCTTAATGAAATAGAGAAAAATCCATCAACAAAATGCTTTTACTTTTTTCCAACAAAAGCACTTTCAAGAGACCAGTCAAAGTCTGTAATAGAACTTGCAGAAAAGTCAAATATACCATTACGCTGCGAGGTTTACGACGGAGACACCCCCTCAGATGTGAGGGAAGGGATTAGAAAAAACGCTCAAATAATTATTACAAACCCTGATATGCTTCATCAGGCAATACTTCCCCATCATCCAATGTGGAGAAGGGTGATAGAAAACCTGAAATTTATAGTGATAGACGAAGTACACATTTACACAGGGGTTTTTGGCTCTCACTTTGCAAATGTTTTAAGAAGGCTGAAAAGAATATGCGAATTTTACCAGGCAAAGCCACAATTTATTTGCTGCTCAGCAACAATAGCAAACCCACTTGAATTAGCAGAAAACCTTGTTGAAGAAAAGTTTGAGTTAATTGACGAAAACGGTGCTCCCTCATCAAGAAAACACTTCTTTTTTATAAATCCACCAATTGTAAACAGAGAGTTGGGGATTAGAAAGAGTTATGTTGACATAACAGTTTTAATGGGGAAGGAGTTTCTTGAAAGAGACATCCCAACAATAACCTTTGCAAGAACAAGGCTTGCAGTTGAGGTTATAACAAAGTATTTAAAAGACAGAACAAAGCCAACAAAAAAACACAAGATATCCGCTTACAGGGGGGGCTATCTTCCTAATTTAAGGAGAGAGATAGAAAGGAAAATGAAGAACAAAGACATAAGCCTTATTGTTTCAACAAACGCACTTGAATTGGGGATAGACATAGGGGAGTTGCAGGGATGCATTATTGCTGGATACCCCGGAACAATATCTTCCACCTTGCAACAGGCAGGAAGGGCAGGAAGAAAAAAAGACGATTCACTTGCAGTTTTAATTGGTTCAAACTTTGCAGTTGACCAGTTTATAATGTCAAACCCTGATTACCTTTTCAAATCATCACCGGAACACGCAAGGATAAACCCGGACAACCCTGATATTCTTTTCAACCATCTGTGTTGTGCAATTTACGAACTCCCCTTTAAAGAAGGGGAAAGATTCGGGGAAACAGAGATAGAGGATTTGCTAACAAAGATGGAAGAGGTTGAGTTGGTAAACAAATTCGGAAAAAAATGGCACTGGATTTCAGACAGTTACCCTGCTGCAACATTTTCTTTAAGAAGTGTTACAAACGACAACTTTGTTGTAATAGACATAACAGAAAAGAGGAATAAGGTAATTGCAGAAGTGGATTACATTGCAGCACACACAACAATTTACCCGCAGGCAATATACCTTGTTCAGGGAAGGCTATACCAGGTTGAAAAGCTTGATTATGAAAATAGAAAAGCCTATGTAAGAGAGGTTATGGCAGAATACTACACAGATGCAATTGACCATACGGTTGTAAACATTCTTCAGGTTGACAATCAGGAAAAAGCCACCTTCTTCCACAACAATTTAGGGGAGATTCATGTCTTAACAACAATTACGGGATTTAAAAAGATAAAATTTTACACAAATGAAAATATTGGATACGGAAAGATAAATATCCCTGATGTTGAAATGCATACAACCTCATTCTGGCTTACAATTGACGATTCAATAAGGGAGCAGATGGGGATTTCAAAATCTGACTTTACAGAAACATTAAACGGGTTTTTGTATTCAATGAAGAATATTTCTTCAATATTCCTTATGTGCGACACAAGGGATTTAGGAACTTCCACTCAAACTGACGACACAAAGGAAAACTTCCAGTACTCGCTTTTTCTCTATGACGCATACCCTGGGGGTATTGGACTTTCTCCCCAGATTTATAAATTAAGGGAGAGTATCTTTGACGGGGTTAAGTCTCTTGTAAAATCCTGCAAGTGCTCTCACGGATGCCCTTCATGTATAGGCATAAGAAACGGCGAAAACTCAAATATAAAAAGCAATGTAATAGCCCTTGCGTCAATTTTATCAAAATAA
- a CDS encoding tetratricopeptide repeat protein, whose translation MRKPFIALIFLLSFCLVFGQTASGLYNKVQADSTKHIEKGKKYLKNNNLKKAEKEFKDAIKAWKHAYAAYAYLGIVYYQKRDFNKSKEYFEKSIFEFQKFKENYLKMKRDYIKNFELRAKELGIVLDKHNLNYGAGDALEYYQYSEQMRALRGRSISYSVNPTVFEAYKNDYVNKYKNLQKEYEKDKNMQYDAFFRFKYGNTLMALKDFRGAIEQYSAAINQDPNLKDAYTNLSVAYFMLGDCNNAKKYYELAKKKKAFVRGNYVNALKKRCGIK comes from the coding sequence ATGCGTAAGCCTTTTATTGCTTTAATTTTTTTGCTTTCATTTTGTTTGGTTTTTGGGCAAACTGCATCAGGGTTATATAACAAGGTACAGGCTGATTCCACAAAACACATTGAGAAAGGTAAAAAATATCTTAAAAACAACAATCTCAAAAAGGCAGAAAAGGAATTTAAAGATGCAATTAAAGCCTGGAAGCACGCTTATGCAGCCTATGCTTACCTCGGTATAGTTTATTATCAAAAGAGGGATTTTAATAAATCAAAAGAGTATTTTGAAAAAAGCATTTTTGAGTTTCAAAAGTTTAAAGAGAATTATCTAAAGATGAAAAGAGATTATATTAAAAATTTTGAATTGAGGGCAAAAGAATTGGGGATTGTTTTAGATAAGCATAATCTTAACTACGGTGCAGGAGATGCGCTTGAATACTATCAATACTCAGAGCAGATGAGGGCGTTAAGGGGGCGTTCCATATCCTATTCAGTTAATCCAACAGTTTTTGAAGCATATAAAAACGATTATGTGAACAAGTACAAAAATTTGCAAAAAGAGTATGAGAAAGATAAAAATATGCAGTACGATGCATTTTTCAGGTTTAAGTACGGAAATACATTAATGGCTTTAAAGGATTTTAGAGGTGCTATTGAGCAGTACTCTGCTGCAATAAATCAGGATCCTAATTTAAAAGATGCTTATACAAATCTGTCAGTTGCCTATTTTATGCTTGGAGATTGTAATAATGCTAAAAAGTATTATGAATTGGCAAAGAAAAAGAAAGCATTTGTAAGAGGTAATTATGTTAATGCTCTCAAAAAAAGGTGTGGTATTAAATAA
- the sdhA gene encoding succinate dehydrogenase flavoprotein subunit, with protein MSDKRVVVVGGGLAGLMTTIRLCEEGIPVDLISIVPVKRSHSVCAQGGINAALDLHGKGDSPYEHYDDTVYGADFLVNQLPVKRMCEKAPEIIYMFDRMGVMFNRTMEGNLDVRAFGGAKFKRTVFAGATTGQQLLYALDEQVRRFTAEGMVKQWIGYDFQRLIVDDNGVVHGCIAMNMNTMKPEVFPAAAVVVATGGPGYIFGKSTNSFINTGSVACTCYEQGAKYANGEFIQIHPTAIPGSDKNRLMSESARGEGGRVFTIKDGKRWYFLEEMYPAYGNLVPRDIATRAIFDVCVNQKLGIDGKNMVYLDLSFMDSDYLDRKLGGILEIYEKFVGDDPRKVPMKVFPSVHYSMGGLWVDDDTDMTSLPGLFAAGEVNYQYHGANRLGANSLLSCVYDGFVVGAAMPKYLKGYEKPGDFEKLADKELHEVEKLYEKIYAMDGSENAKKLHDELGVMMTERMTVVRYNDKLEELLGMLDELKDRWNHIGIADKSRVLNQEAIFVKDLQKMITLAKVMTKGALLRNESRGAHYKPEFPNRDDENFLKHTIATYTPDGPEISYEPVKIADIPPRPRNYAVDKEETKKMAQKKDKGGN; from the coding sequence GTGAGTGATAAAAGAGTAGTCGTTGTCGGCGGCGGGCTTGCCGGATTAATGACAACTATAAGACTTTGCGAAGAGGGAATCCCCGTTGACCTTATCTCAATTGTCCCTGTAAAAAGGTCACACTCTGTTTGTGCACAGGGCGGAATTAACGCAGCACTTGATTTACACGGAAAGGGTGATTCTCCTTATGAACATTACGATGACACTGTTTACGGAGCAGACTTTTTAGTTAACCAGCTCCCTGTTAAGAGAATGTGTGAAAAAGCGCCTGAAATTATATACATGTTTGACAGAATGGGTGTTATGTTCAACAGAACAATGGAAGGCAACCTTGATGTTAGGGCATTTGGTGGCGCAAAATTTAAGAGAACTGTTTTTGCCGGTGCAACCACAGGACAGCAGTTACTTTATGCGCTTGATGAACAGGTTAGAAGGTTTACTGCGGAAGGAATGGTTAAACAGTGGATTGGCTATGACTTCCAGAGGTTGATTGTTGACGACAACGGTGTTGTACACGGCTGCATTGCTATGAATATGAATACAATGAAGCCTGAGGTTTTCCCTGCCGCAGCAGTTGTTGTCGCTACTGGTGGTCCGGGATACATTTTTGGTAAATCTACAAACTCATTTATTAACACTGGTTCCGTTGCCTGCACATGCTATGAGCAGGGTGCAAAGTATGCAAACGGTGAATTCATCCAGATTCACCCTACTGCAATTCCAGGTTCTGACAAAAACAGGCTTATGAGTGAATCTGCAAGGGGTGAAGGTGGAAGAGTTTTTACAATTAAGGACGGAAAGAGATGGTACTTCCTTGAAGAGATGTACCCAGCTTATGGAAACCTTGTTCCAAGAGACATTGCAACAAGGGCAATCTTTGATGTTTGCGTAAACCAGAAGTTGGGTATTGACGGCAAAAACATGGTTTACCTTGACCTTTCTTTCATGGATTCAGATTACCTTGACAGGAAATTAGGCGGTATTCTTGAAATCTATGAAAAATTCGTTGGTGATGACCCGAGAAAGGTTCCAATGAAGGTATTCCCGTCAGTTCACTACTCAATGGGTGGCCTGTGGGTTGATGACGATACAGATATGACAAGCCTTCCAGGCTTATTCGCAGCAGGAGAGGTTAACTATCAGTACCACGGTGCAAACAGGCTTGGTGCAAACTCCCTTCTCTCATGCGTTTACGATGGTTTTGTTGTGGGAGCAGCAATGCCAAAGTACCTTAAAGGGTATGAGAAACCTGGAGACTTTGAAAAACTTGCTGATAAAGAGTTGCATGAAGTTGAAAAGCTCTACGAAAAGATTTATGCAATGGATGGAAGTGAAAACGCCAAGAAGCTTCACGATGAATTAGGCGTAATGATGACAGAGAGAATGACTGTTGTAAGGTATAACGACAAATTGGAAGAACTCCTTGGGATGCTTGATGAGTTGAAAGATAGATGGAACCACATAGGCATTGCTGACAAATCAAGAGTGCTCAATCAGGAAGCAATCTTTGTTAAAGACTTGCAGAAGATGATTACACTTGCAAAGGTTATGACAAAGGGTGCATTGCTTAGAAATGAAAGCCGTGGTGCTCATTACAAACCTGAATTCCCAAATAGAGATGATGAAAACTTCCTGAAACACACAATAGCAACCTATACCCCGGATGGACCGGAAATTTCATACGAGCCTGTTAAGATTGCGGACATTCCTCCAAGACCGAGAAACTACGCGGTTGACAAAGAGGAAACTAAAAAGATGGCTCAAAAAAAGGACAAGGGGGGTAACTAA
- a CDS encoding tetratricopeptide repeat protein, with amino-acid sequence MKRFFVMLCLVLTFGFAYGQTATSLYNKVMGPSTKHIEKGKKYLKKNKISKAEKEFKDAIKSWKHAYAAYAYLGIIYYQKRDFNKSKEYFEKSIKEFAAFKENFLKMKLDYMKEFQRKAKELQIELDKHDMQYQGINATAYETKKVEYENKYKNMKKEYEKDKNMQYDAFFRFKYGNTLMALKDFKGAIEQYSAAINQDPNLKDAYTNLSVAYFVTGDCANAVKYYKIAKEKKAKINKNFERDLKKRCRVN; translated from the coding sequence ATGAAAAGATTTTTTGTAATGTTATGTCTGGTATTAACTTTTGGATTTGCTTACGGGCAAACAGCAACAAGCCTTTACAATAAGGTAATGGGCCCATCAACAAAGCATATTGAAAAAGGGAAAAAGTATCTTAAAAAAAATAAGATTTCTAAAGCGGAAAAGGAATTCAAAGATGCTATTAAGTCATGGAAGCACGCCTATGCAGCTTATGCTTACCTTGGTATAATCTACTATCAAAAGAGAGATTTCAATAAATCCAAAGAATATTTTGAGAAAAGTATAAAAGAATTTGCTGCATTTAAAGAAAACTTTTTGAAAATGAAGCTTGACTACATGAAAGAATTTCAGAGAAAGGCAAAAGAGTTGCAGATTGAACTTGATAAACACGATATGCAGTACCAAGGTATAAATGCAACTGCATATGAAACAAAAAAGGTTGAGTACGAAAATAAGTATAAAAATATGAAAAAAGAGTATGAAAAAGATAAAAACATGCAGTACGATGCCTTTTTCAGGTTTAAGTATGGAAATACATTAATGGCTTTAAAAGATTTTAAAGGTGCTATTGAGCAGTATTCTGCTGCAATTAATCAGGACCCAAACTTAAAAGATGCTTATACAAACCTTTCTGTTGCATATTTTGTAACAGGTGATTGTGCAAATGCGGTAAAGTATTACAAGATTGCAAAAGAGAAGAAGGCTAAAATCAACAAAAACTTTGAGAGAGACCTAAAAAAGAGATGCAGGGTTAACTAA